The Catenuloplanes niger genome includes a window with the following:
- the groL gene encoding chaperonin GroEL (60 kDa chaperone family; promotes refolding of misfolded polypeptides especially under stressful conditions; forms two stacked rings of heptamers to form a barrel-shaped 14mer; ends can be capped by GroES; misfolded proteins enter the barrel where they are refolded when GroES binds) — MAKIIAFDEEARRGLERGMNTLADAVKVTLGPKGRNVVLEKKWGAPTITNDGVSIAKEIELEDPYEKIGAELVKEVAKKTDDVAGDGTTTATVLAQALVREGLRNVAAGANPMALKRGIEAAVASVSEGLSQLAKDVETKEQIASTASISAGDNTVGEIIAEAMDKVGKEGVITVEESNTFGLELELTEGMRFDKGYISPYFWTDAERMEAVLDDPYILIANSKISSVKDLLPILEKVMQSGKPLLIIAEDVEGEALATLIVNKVRGTFKSVAVKAPGFGDRRKAMLTDIAILTGGQTVSEELGLKLEGVGLDMLGRARKVQVTKDETTIVDGAGDADQINGRVAQIRAEIEKSDSDYDREKLQERLAKLAGGVAVIKVGAATEVELKERKHRIEDAVRNAKAAVEEGIVPGGGVALVQAGKTAFDKLDLVGDEATGANIVKVALDAPLRQIAVNAGLEGGVVVEKVRNLEAGHGLNAASGEYVDLLKAGIIDPAKVTRSALQNAASIAALFLTTEAVVADKPEKTPAPAGAPDAGGMDF, encoded by the coding sequence ATGGCCAAGATTATCGCTTTCGACGAGGAGGCGCGCCGCGGTCTTGAGCGGGGCATGAACACCCTCGCCGACGCCGTCAAGGTGACGCTGGGCCCCAAGGGCCGCAACGTGGTGCTCGAGAAGAAGTGGGGCGCCCCCACCATCACCAACGATGGTGTGAGCATCGCCAAGGAGATCGAGCTCGAGGACCCCTACGAGAAGATCGGCGCTGAGCTGGTCAAGGAGGTCGCGAAGAAGACGGACGACGTGGCCGGTGACGGCACGACGACCGCGACCGTCCTGGCGCAGGCGCTGGTCCGCGAGGGCCTCCGCAACGTCGCCGCCGGCGCCAACCCGATGGCCCTGAAGCGGGGCATCGAGGCTGCCGTCGCGAGTGTCTCCGAGGGCCTGAGCCAGCTGGCGAAGGACGTCGAGACCAAGGAGCAGATCGCCTCCACCGCCTCCATCTCCGCCGGTGACAACACCGTCGGCGAGATCATCGCCGAGGCGATGGACAAGGTCGGCAAGGAAGGCGTCATCACCGTCGAGGAGAGCAACACCTTCGGCCTCGAGCTCGAGCTCACCGAGGGCATGCGCTTCGACAAGGGCTACATCTCGCCCTACTTCTGGACCGACGCGGAGCGGATGGAGGCCGTCCTCGACGACCCGTACATCCTCATCGCGAACAGCAAGATCTCTTCGGTCAAGGACCTGCTCCCGATCCTGGAGAAGGTCATGCAGTCGGGCAAGCCGCTGCTGATCATCGCCGAGGACGTCGAGGGCGAGGCCCTGGCCACCCTGATCGTCAACAAGGTGCGCGGCACCTTCAAGTCCGTCGCCGTCAAGGCGCCGGGCTTCGGCGACCGCCGCAAGGCCATGCTGACCGACATCGCGATCCTCACCGGCGGCCAGACCGTCTCCGAGGAGCTGGGCCTCAAGCTGGAGGGTGTCGGCCTCGACATGCTCGGCCGCGCCCGCAAGGTGCAGGTCACCAAGGACGAGACCACCATCGTCGACGGTGCCGGTGACGCCGACCAGATCAACGGCCGGGTCGCCCAGATCCGCGCCGAGATCGAGAAGTCGGACTCCGACTACGACCGCGAGAAGCTGCAGGAGCGCCTGGCCAAGCTGGCCGGCGGTGTTGCGGTCATCAAGGTCGGCGCGGCCACCGAGGTCGAGCTCAAGGAGCGCAAGCACCGCATCGAGGACGCCGTTCGCAACGCGAAGGCGGCCGTCGAGGAGGGCATCGTGCCCGGTGGTGGCGTCGCGCTGGTGCAGGCCGGCAAGACCGCGTTCGACAAGCTGGACCTCGTCGGCGACGAGGCGACCGGTGCGAACATCGTGAAGGTCGCGCTGGACGCCCCGCTGCGCCAGATCGCCGTCAACGCCGGCCTCGAGGGCGGCGTCGTGGTGGAGAAGGTGCGCAACCTGGAGGCCGGTCACGGCCTCAACGCCGCCTCCGGTGAGTACGTCGACCTGCTCAAGGCCGGCATCATCGACCCGGCGAAGGTGACCCGTTCGGCGCTGCAGAACGCGGCCTCGATCGCGGCCCTGTTCCTCACCACCGAGGCTGTGGTGGCGGACAAGCCGGAGAAGACCCCGGCCCCGGCCGGTGCCCCCGACGCGGGTGGCATGGACTTCTGA